The following proteins are encoded in a genomic region of Pikeienuella piscinae:
- the gpmI gene encoding 2,3-bisphosphoglycerate-independent phosphoglycerate mutase: MQDTPEAAISPVVLCILDGWGWREAREGNAPALARTPNYDALVAAQTPAMLACAGPDVGLPEGQMGNSEVGHMNIGAGRVVWMDLPKIDRAIEDGSFRTNEALKALCATLKASGGTAHLMGLMSPGGVHAHQRHIAEAARAVAEAGVPVALHLFTDGRDTPPQAAAGYLEDFLADLGGAGRVATVSGRFYAMDRDKRWERVAAVYAAIVRAEGARADDAAAAIAAANGRGETDEFITPTVVGGYEGARPGDGVLFLNFRADRARELLAALGDPDFDGFEVGERPHFAAMAGLVDYSDRHKTYMSTLFPAKPIVNTLGAWVSAAGKRQLRLAETEKYPHVTFFLNGGEETPSAGETRIMAPSPKVRTYDLAPEMAAAEVTAALVEGIKAGHDLIVVNYANPDMVGHTGDVSAAIRACEAVDAGLGEALEALAAVSGAMIVTADHGNCEMMIDPESGGPHTAHTTTPVAALLAGVPDASLAGPGRLADLAPTVLDLMGIAPPSEMTGRSLLKR, translated from the coding sequence ATGCAAGACACGCCCGAAGCCGCCATATCGCCCGTCGTGCTCTGCATTCTTGACGGCTGGGGCTGGCGGGAGGCGCGCGAGGGGAATGCGCCCGCGCTCGCGCGGACGCCGAATTACGACGCGCTCGTCGCCGCTCAAACCCCGGCGATGCTGGCCTGCGCGGGCCCGGATGTCGGGCTGCCGGAAGGGCAGATGGGAAATTCCGAAGTCGGTCACATGAATATCGGCGCCGGCCGCGTCGTGTGGATGGACCTGCCGAAGATCGACCGCGCCATCGAGGACGGATCGTTCAGAACGAATGAGGCGCTGAAGGCGTTGTGCGCGACCCTGAAAGCGTCGGGCGGGACCGCGCATCTGATGGGCCTGATGAGCCCGGGCGGCGTCCACGCGCATCAGCGCCATATCGCCGAAGCGGCGAGGGCGGTGGCGGAAGCGGGCGTTCCGGTCGCGCTCCATCTCTTCACCGACGGGCGCGATACACCGCCGCAGGCCGCGGCTGGCTATCTGGAGGATTTCCTCGCGGATCTCGGCGGCGCGGGGCGGGTCGCCACGGTTTCCGGACGATTCTACGCCATGGACCGGGACAAGAGATGGGAGCGGGTGGCGGCGGTCTACGCCGCCATCGTCAGGGCTGAGGGCGCGCGCGCGGATGACGCCGCCGCCGCCATCGCCGCCGCCAATGGCCGAGGCGAGACGGACGAGTTCATCACGCCGACGGTGGTCGGCGGCTATGAAGGCGCCCGGCCCGGCGACGGCGTGCTCTTCCTCAATTTCCGCGCCGACCGCGCGCGGGAGCTTCTCGCCGCGCTTGGCGACCCTGATTTCGACGGGTTCGAGGTCGGCGAGCGCCCGCATTTCGCGGCGATGGCGGGGCTTGTCGATTATTCCGACCGCCACAAGACTTATATGAGCACGCTTTTTCCGGCCAAACCCATCGTCAATACGCTTGGCGCATGGGTGTCCGCCGCCGGAAAACGTCAACTTCGCCTCGCGGAGACCGAGAAATACCCGCATGTCACGTTCTTCCTGAATGGAGGGGAGGAGACGCCGAGCGCCGGTGAGACGCGGATCATGGCGCCGAGCCCGAAGGTCCGCACATACGACCTGGCGCCCGAGATGGCGGCCGCCGAGGTGACTGCGGCGCTGGTCGAAGGGATCAAGGCCGGCCACGATCTGATCGTGGTGAACTACGCCAACCCCGACATGGTCGGTCATACCGGGGATGTTTCCGCCGCGATCCGCGCCTGCGAAGCGGTGGACGCGGGTCTTGGCGAGGCGCTGGAAGCGCTGGCGGCGGTCAGTGGGGCGATGATCGTCACCGCCGATCACGGCAATTGCGAGATGATGATCGATCCGGAGAGCGGCGGCCCGCATACCGCCCACACGACGACCCCGGTCGCGGCGCTCCTCGCCGGGGTTCCGGACGCGTCGCTGGCGGGGCCGGGGCGTCTCGCCGATCTAGCGCCGACCGTTCTGGACCTCATGGGCATCGCGCCGCCGTCGGAAATGACCGGCCGGTCACTTCTGAAGCGTTGA
- a CDS encoding murein hydrolase activator EnvC family protein, protein MRTALLLLSMMLLAGVGPEERAAEMLERAEASLAAARTPGERLAALGRAAQAEEAALAAIRENLRSGANRRAEIEAGLEGERRRLVAVLSALQRIESAPRAAALAHPDGVVAGARAGMQLAALAPALEAETARLSALLAELSALDVRRDIAASDARRSLAALQRLRAEIAEIVDRDRGAGNVSAATRARLVAEGEALAQSAKSLKALAAALPSAVAEEEAPRAASFAAARGALPPPVEGELERRFGAPGAGGPLEGVEISAPAYAAVYAPWRSVVRFAGPFGEDGVVVMLEPDPEILIVFSGLAAARVQLGDVVAAGEPLGALGGPPPAAEEFLIAATTPVESLGRETLYMEVRRGGAPVDPAIWFALDTEEGDRQ, encoded by the coding sequence ATGCGGACCGCGCTGCTTCTTCTCTCCATGATGCTGCTCGCCGGGGTCGGACCCGAGGAGCGCGCGGCGGAGATGCTGGAGCGCGCCGAGGCCTCCCTCGCCGCCGCGCGAACCCCAGGCGAGCGGCTCGCCGCGCTCGGCCGGGCGGCCCAGGCGGAGGAAGCCGCGCTGGCGGCGATTCGGGAAAATCTGCGCTCCGGCGCCAATCGGCGCGCGGAGATCGAGGCCGGACTCGAGGGGGAGAGACGTCGACTGGTCGCGGTCCTGTCGGCGCTGCAGCGGATCGAAAGCGCGCCGCGCGCCGCAGCGCTGGCGCATCCCGACGGGGTCGTCGCCGGGGCGCGGGCGGGAATGCAGCTCGCCGCGCTCGCGCCAGCGCTCGAAGCGGAGACGGCGCGGCTTTCGGCGCTGCTCGCTGAGCTTTCGGCGCTCGATGTGCGCCGCGATATCGCTGCGTCCGATGCGCGCCGGTCGCTCGCCGCCTTGCAGCGGCTCAGGGCCGAGATCGCCGAAATCGTCGATCGCGATCGCGGCGCCGGCAATGTTTCCGCCGCGACCCGCGCGCGTCTGGTCGCAGAGGGAGAGGCGCTCGCGCAATCGGCGAAGTCCCTCAAGGCGCTCGCGGCCGCGCTGCCGTCGGCCGTGGCGGAAGAAGAAGCGCCCCGCGCTGCGAGTTTCGCCGCCGCGAGGGGCGCATTGCCGCCGCCCGTTGAAGGCGAACTCGAGCGCCGTTTCGGCGCGCCCGGGGCTGGCGGCCCCCTGGAGGGGGTGGAGATCTCTGCGCCGGCCTACGCGGCGGTCTACGCGCCCTGGCGTTCCGTGGTTCGTTTCGCCGGTCCGTTTGGCGAGGATGGCGTGGTTGTGATGCTGGAGCCCGACCCGGAAATCCTTATCGTCTTCTCCGGCCTCGCCGCCGCCCGGGTTCAACTGGGGGACGTCGTCGCCGCGGGCGAGCCACTCGGCGCGTTGGGCGGGCCGCCGCCTGCTGCTGAAGAATTTTTGATCGCGGCGACGACGCCTGTTGAATCGCTCGGCAGGGAAACGCTCTATATGGAAGTAAGACGAGGCGGCGCGCCGGTCGACCCGGCGATCTGGTTCGCGCTCGACACAGAGGAAGGTGACAGACAATGA
- a CDS encoding S41 family peptidase, whose product MKQAFIAMVGGVALGVLATTQLTQPLAAQEQSSRNTYEYLDLFGEIFERVRSQYVEETDEDELIESAINGMLASLDPHSSYLPPDNFEDMRVQTKGEFGGLGIEVTMENGVVKVVAPIDDTPAAAAGIESGDYITHLDGEAVLGLSLSEAVDKMRGGVGEEIVLTIVREGEDEPFDVTVVRDTITIRAVRARVEGDVGVLRITTFNEQTFENLEAGIAEVKTEIGPDKIKGYVIDLRNNPGGLLNQAIEVSDAFLEKGEIVSTRGRDPADSERHNAQPGDLTGGKPLVVLINGGSASASEIVAGALQDHRRAIVLGEKSFGKGSVQTIMPLSGDGALRLTTARYYTPSGRSIQALGIEPDILVAQKKFEEEEDEGVNRFSRSEADLRGSLKNQLTEEEQELLEEERARHEATAKLRGEDLQLAYALDLLTGLSVYAGAE is encoded by the coding sequence ATGAAACAGGCGTTCATCGCCATGGTCGGCGGGGTCGCGCTCGGCGTCCTCGCGACGACCCAGCTCACCCAGCCGCTCGCGGCTCAGGAGCAGAGTTCGCGAAACACCTATGAGTATCTCGATCTGTTCGGTGAGATATTTGAACGCGTGCGTAGCCAATATGTCGAGGAGACCGACGAGGACGAACTGATCGAGAGCGCGATCAACGGCATGCTCGCTTCGCTCGATCCGCATTCAAGCTATCTGCCGCCCGACAATTTTGAGGACATGCGCGTCCAGACCAAGGGTGAATTCGGCGGCCTCGGCATCGAGGTCACGATGGAGAACGGCGTCGTGAAGGTCGTGGCGCCGATCGACGACACGCCGGCCGCCGCCGCCGGAATCGAATCGGGCGACTACATCACTCATCTCGATGGCGAAGCGGTGCTGGGTCTCTCGCTATCCGAAGCCGTCGACAAGATGCGCGGCGGGGTCGGCGAAGAAATCGTTCTGACCATCGTCCGTGAGGGTGAGGATGAGCCTTTCGACGTCACCGTCGTTCGCGACACCATCACGATCCGCGCGGTGAGGGCCCGCGTCGAAGGCGATGTCGGCGTGCTGCGGATCACGACTTTCAACGAGCAGACCTTCGAGAACCTCGAAGCGGGCATCGCCGAGGTAAAGACCGAGATCGGACCCGACAAGATCAAGGGCTACGTCATCGATCTGCGCAACAATCCGGGCGGTTTGCTCAATCAGGCGATCGAGGTCTCCGACGCCTTCCTGGAGAAGGGCGAGATCGTCTCGACCCGCGGGCGCGACCCGGCCGACAGCGAGCGTCACAACGCGCAGCCCGGCGATCTGACCGGGGGCAAGCCGCTCGTCGTGCTGATCAACGGCGGTTCCGCCTCGGCTTCGGAAATCGTCGCGGGAGCGCTCCAGGACCACCGCCGCGCGATCGTTCTTGGCGAGAAAAGCTTTGGCAAGGGATCGGTTCAGACCATCATGCCGCTTTCGGGCGATGGGGCGCTGCGGCTGACGACGGCGCGCTACTATACGCCGTCGGGCCGCTCGATTCAGGCGCTGGGTATCGAGCCGGACATCCTCGTCGCGCAGAAGAAGTTCGAGGAGGAAGAGGATGAGGGCGTGAACCGCTTCAGCCGCTCCGAAGCGGATTTGCGCGGCAGTCTCAAGAACCAGCTCACCGAGGAGGAGCAGGAGCTTCTGGAGGAGGAGCGTGCGCGCCACGAAGCGACGGCGAAGCTTCGCGGCGAAGATCTGCAGCTCGCCTACGCGCTTGATCTGCTGACCGGCTTGTCAGTCTACGCGGGAGCCGAGTGA
- a CDS encoding RNA pyrophosphohydrolase: MADRMKPSAANIAALPYRPCVGLVVLNRRGEVFAGKRIDNPGDAWQMPQGGVETGEAPRDAAFRELGEETGIAPTSVSFLAETAGWVCYDLPPDLLGKLWKGRYRGQRQKWFLARFLGADSEVSIDGDHAEFSDWRWFAPDVLIEKIVPFKREVYEAVFKEFATKIAPL; this comes from the coding sequence ATGGCTGATCGGATGAAACCGAGCGCGGCGAATATCGCCGCGCTCCCCTATCGCCCATGTGTCGGGCTGGTGGTGCTGAACCGGCGCGGCGAGGTCTTCGCCGGGAAACGCATCGACAATCCGGGCGACGCCTGGCAGATGCCGCAGGGCGGCGTTGAGACGGGCGAGGCGCCGCGCGACGCGGCGTTTCGCGAGCTTGGCGAAGAAACCGGGATCGCTCCGACGAGCGTCTCGTTTCTGGCCGAAACCGCCGGCTGGGTCTGCTATGATTTGCCGCCGGATCTGTTGGGAAAGCTCTGGAAGGGCCGGTATCGCGGGCAGCGGCAGAAATGGTTCCTGGCGCGGTTTCTGGGCGCCGATTCAGAAGTGTCGATCGACGGCGACCACGCCGAGTTCAGCGATTGGCGCTGGTTCGCCCCCGATGTTCTGATCGAGAAGATCGTGCCCTTCAAACGAGAGGTTTACGAGGCGGTTTTCAAGGAGTTTGCGACGAAGATCGCCCCGCTCTGA
- a CDS encoding transglycosylase domain-containing protein encodes MARKPKKPAGKPAAKKSRHGKRQRRDARAPGRFDRAVGGAVKALFRLLFWLGFRIALILFVILAGAVTYYLVKLPPASELLDARTHGSVTMLDRNGDVFAWRGAQFGGEIGPGDVSPHLVDAILAAEDRRFYSHFGVDPRGLLRAMLVNLRAGRFVQGGSTITQQVAKNVFLTSERTLERKLKEVPVALALELKYTKDEILSIYMNRVYLGAGATGFEAASQRYFSKSAKFVTIPEAAMLAGLLKAPTRFAPTSDMGRAEGRAAVIISAMVETGAITESEAVAALARPARLSEEAARRTGGHFADWVMDSGPAFLTATTTEDVRITTTFDPKIQAAAEAGLKTVFETKVKEGSPAEAAVVVMTPSGEVRALIGGRDPAAGAFNRAVQALRQTGSAFKPIVYAAALEAGYSPLDVMVDRPLTIHIPGSGPWSPENYGGGYEGEVTLTTALAHSINTVAVRLSERVGREKVRRLAAEMGITSPIAEGPAVALGVSEATLLEMTGVYAVIANGGYRAPPRGITEITIRGDEAPVMSAADTGAGAQVISEASAGQLTGMMEEVVRSGTGRRADPGRPAAGKTGTTQGARDAWFIGFTADYVVGVWMGKDDNEPLTGVTGGGLPAGIWREIAIRINEGLPPRPLKTSPPRGGAVVAGRDGRPAPQAAREQRGVVTSVVNGVFELFGGESDDASQPERERIER; translated from the coding sequence GTGGCCCGAAAACCGAAGAAACCCGCCGGAAAGCCAGCGGCGAAGAAATCGCGACACGGCAAGAGGCAGCGGCGGGACGCGCGCGCGCCAGGCCGGTTCGACCGGGCGGTCGGCGGCGCGGTGAAGGCGCTCTTTCGCCTGCTTTTCTGGCTTGGGTTCAGGATCGCGCTGATCCTGTTCGTGATCCTCGCCGGGGCGGTGACCTATTATCTGGTGAAACTGCCGCCCGCCTCGGAGCTTCTGGATGCGCGGACGCACGGATCCGTCACCATGCTGGACCGCAATGGCGACGTCTTTGCGTGGCGTGGCGCGCAGTTTGGCGGAGAGATCGGCCCCGGCGATGTGTCGCCGCATCTAGTCGATGCGATCCTCGCCGCGGAAGACCGGCGCTTCTATTCGCATTTCGGCGTGGATCCGCGCGGGCTGCTCCGGGCGATGCTGGTCAATTTGCGCGCCGGAAGATTCGTGCAGGGCGGCTCCACGATCACCCAGCAGGTTGCGAAGAACGTCTTTCTCACCTCCGAGCGCACGCTGGAGCGCAAGTTGAAGGAGGTGCCGGTCGCATTGGCGCTGGAGTTGAAATACACCAAGGATGAGATCCTCTCGATCTACATGAACCGCGTTTATCTCGGGGCAGGCGCGACCGGGTTCGAAGCGGCGTCGCAGCGGTATTTCTCCAAATCCGCGAAATTCGTCACGATTCCAGAGGCGGCGATGCTGGCCGGGCTTCTGAAAGCGCCGACCCGGTTCGCGCCGACCTCCGACATGGGCCGGGCGGAAGGACGCGCCGCGGTCATCATCAGCGCCATGGTCGAGACAGGCGCGATCACCGAATCCGAAGCCGTGGCGGCGTTGGCGCGCCCGGCGCGGCTGTCCGAGGAGGCCGCCCGGCGCACCGGCGGTCATTTTGCAGACTGGGTGATGGACAGCGGCCCCGCGTTCTTGACCGCGACGACGACCGAAGATGTCAGGATCACAACGACGTTTGATCCGAAGATTCAGGCCGCTGCGGAGGCCGGGCTCAAGACCGTGTTCGAGACCAAGGTGAAGGAAGGCAGCCCTGCGGAGGCGGCGGTGGTGGTGATGACGCCGTCCGGCGAGGTTCGCGCGCTGATCGGCGGGCGCGACCCGGCGGCGGGGGCTTTTAACCGCGCGGTCCAGGCGTTGCGCCAGACCGGTTCGGCGTTCAAGCCGATCGTTTACGCCGCCGCGCTCGAAGCGGGCTATTCTCCGCTTGACGTGATGGTCGATCGGCCGCTGACGATCCACATTCCCGGCTCCGGCCCCTGGAGCCCTGAGAACTATGGCGGCGGGTATGAGGGCGAAGTCACCCTGACGACGGCGCTAGCGCATTCGATCAACACGGTCGCGGTGCGGCTCTCCGAACGGGTCGGGCGCGAGAAGGTGCGCCGGCTGGCGGCTGAAATGGGCATCACGTCGCCGATCGCCGAGGGGCCGGCGGTGGCGCTGGGCGTGTCCGAGGCGACTCTCCTCGAGATGACTGGGGTCTATGCGGTGATCGCCAATGGCGGCTATCGCGCGCCGCCGCGCGGCATCACGGAAATCACCATTCGCGGCGACGAGGCGCCGGTGATGTCGGCCGCCGATACCGGCGCCGGCGCGCAGGTGATATCGGAGGCGAGCGCGGGCCAGCTCACCGGCATGATGGAGGAAGTGGTGCGGAGCGGCACCGGGCGGCGCGCCGATCCGGGCCGACCGGCGGCGGGCAAGACTGGCACGACGCAGGGCGCCCGCGACGCCTGGTTCATCGGCTTCACAGCCGATTACGTGGTCGGCGTCTGGATGGGAAAGGACGACAACGAGCCCCTGACAGGTGTCACGGGCGGCGGCCTCCCCGCGGGGATATGGCGCGAGATCGCGATCCGGATCAACGAGGGCCTGCCCCCCCGGCCGCTCAAGACAAGCCCCCCGCGCGGCGGGGCGGTCGTCGCCGGGCGGGACGGGCGGCCGGCGCCACAGGCCGCGCGGGAGCAACGCGGCGTTGTCACTTCGGTGGTCAACGGGGTTTTCGAGCTGTTCGGCGGCGAGTCGGACGACGCGTCCCAGCCAGAGCGCGAACGGATCGAACGCTGA
- a CDS encoding SDR family NAD(P)-dependent oxidoreductase, producing MEHLRNKVALITGASRGIGAETARVFAKAGAAVVLAARTPDETVAVAAEINAAGGRAEAVACDVAVYGDVEAAIARAESAFGPLDILVNNAGLIEPIGRIDELAPEEWGKVIDVNVKGVFHGLRAALPGMRSRGAGVIVNISSGAATNPLEGWSHYCASKAAALMLTRCADAELGDGAVRVVGLSPGTVATEMQVVIRTSGVNPVSQLDPSVHIPAEWAARAIAWAAGPEGAEFHGRDIPLRDETIRRRIGLI from the coding sequence ATGGAGCATCTGAGGAACAAGGTCGCGCTCATCACCGGCGCGAGCCGGGGCATCGGCGCGGAGACGGCGCGGGTCTTTGCGAAGGCCGGCGCCGCTGTCGTCCTCGCCGCGCGCACGCCGGATGAAACCGTGGCCGTCGCCGCAGAAATCAACGCCGCAGGCGGACGGGCCGAGGCCGTCGCCTGCGATGTCGCCGTCTACGGGGATGTCGAAGCCGCCATCGCGCGCGCCGAATCCGCGTTTGGCCCGCTCGACATTCTCGTCAACAACGCCGGTCTGATCGAGCCGATCGGCCGCATCGACGAACTCGCCCCGGAAGAATGGGGCAAGGTGATCGACGTGAACGTCAAGGGCGTCTTTCACGGTCTTCGCGCCGCGCTGCCGGGGATGCGCTCGCGCGGCGCCGGTGTGATCGTCAACATCTCGTCCGGCGCCGCGACGAACCCGCTCGAAGGCTGGAGCCACTACTGCGCTTCGAAGGCGGCGGCGCTGATGCTTACGCGTTGCGCCGACGCCGAGTTGGGAGATGGCGCGGTGCGCGTCGTCGGGCTCAGCCCCGGCACCGTGGCGACCGAAATGCAGGTTGTGATCCGGACGTCCGGGGTCAATCCGGTTTCGCAGCTCGATCCCTCCGTCCATATCCCCGCCGAATGGGCGGCGCGCGCCATCGCCTGGGCCGCCGGGCCGGAAGGGGCGGAGTTCCACGGCCGCGATATCCCGCTGCGTGATGAAACGATCCGCAGGCGGATCGGGCTGATCTGA
- a CDS encoding M48 family metallopeptidase has protein sequence MASRLRLDDLDIDVSIRRSSRARRLTLTVPQTGAPPRLTAPPGIAEAELRMFLLRQSDWLRAAMARAPAPVAIACGARLPVAGRMVELETRPGRRRAPRLEGGKLVVEGPGAPGPRVAAWLKERARASVLPIAAEAARALGVRHGRISVRDQRGRWGSCTSAGDLSFSWRLAMAPPEALDYVAAHEAAHLLEMNHGPRFWALVTRLRPEWRRQRDWLKREGPGLHRYRFSTEPK, from the coding sequence ATGGCCTCGCGCCTCAGGCTTGACGATCTCGACATCGACGTCTCGATCCGCCGGTCCTCGCGCGCGCGCCGGCTGACGCTGACCGTCCCGCAGACCGGGGCGCCGCCGCGCTTGACGGCGCCGCCGGGAATCGCAGAGGCCGAACTCAGGATGTTCCTCCTGCGTCAGTCCGACTGGCTTCGCGCCGCGATGGCGCGCGCGCCGGCGCCGGTCGCCATCGCCTGCGGCGCGCGCTTGCCGGTCGCAGGCCGGATGGTGGAGCTCGAAACAAGACCGGGTCGGCGGCGGGCGCCCCGGCTAGAAGGCGGCAAGCTGGTTGTCGAGGGGCCGGGCGCGCCGGGCCCGCGCGTCGCAGCGTGGCTGAAGGAGCGCGCGCGCGCCTCGGTTCTTCCGATCGCCGCCGAAGCGGCCCGCGCGCTGGGCGTCAGGCACGGCCGTATATCGGTGCGCGATCAGCGCGGGCGCTGGGGTTCGTGCACTTCGGCGGGCGACCTCAGCTTTTCCTGGCGGCTCGCGATGGCGCCGCCCGAGGCGCTGGATTATGTCGCCGCGCACGAGGCGGCGCATCTCCTGGAAATGAATCACGGGCCGCGCTTCTGGGCGCTGGTGACGCGGCTGCGTCCCGAATGGAGACGCCAGCGCGACTGGCTGAAGCGAGAGGGGCCGGGGCTGCATCGATACCGTTTCAGCACCGAACCGAAGTAA
- a CDS encoding polyhydroxyalkanoate depolymerase, which translates to MTIEGTEFVLYHAYEYTHAAVSPLRNAAKMSMRMLRNPFNPFAPTLPARTTAAMLEMFISATKRYSKPEFDIDTVEVDGEPVAVVEEKVVEKPFCNLVRFRREGAERRNDSAVLIVAPMSGHFATLLRGTVRAMLPGHDVYITDWIDARDVPMSDGRFGLDEYIDYVREFCGVLHTATGERPAVMAVCQPGVPVLAAAALMAEDDAPDRPASIILMGSPIDTRRNPQEPNLLATTHPLSWFEKNVIVTVPFPNPGFLRRVYPGFMQLTGFMQMNLDRHVDAHMKQFQHLVVGDGESAEAHTAFYDEYLAVMDMTAEFYLETIETVFQEHSLPRGLMTYRDERLVKPELITDIALMTVEGEKDDITGRGQTAAAHALCPDLPGAKKFHWEQKGVGHYGVFNGSRFRTNIQPKIADFIAENRGSPVKPKAAPKLKLMKTGAAPVAAA; encoded by the coding sequence GTGACCATCGAGGGGACAGAATTCGTGCTTTATCACGCCTATGAATATACCCATGCGGCGGTTTCGCCGCTCAGGAACGCGGCGAAAATGTCCATGCGGATGCTCCGCAACCCCTTCAATCCGTTTGCGCCCACCCTGCCGGCGCGCACCACGGCGGCGATGCTGGAGATGTTCATCTCCGCCACCAAGCGATACAGCAAGCCGGAATTTGACATAGACACGGTGGAGGTCGACGGCGAACCGGTCGCGGTGGTCGAAGAGAAGGTGGTCGAGAAGCCGTTCTGCAATCTGGTGCGTTTTCGACGCGAGGGCGCGGAGCGACGGAACGATTCGGCGGTTCTGATCGTCGCGCCGATGTCGGGGCATTTCGCCACACTTCTGCGCGGCACCGTTCGGGCGATGCTGCCGGGTCACGACGTCTACATCACCGACTGGATTGACGCGCGCGACGTGCCGATGAGCGATGGTCGCTTCGGACTCGACGAGTATATCGACTACGTGCGCGAGTTCTGCGGCGTGCTGCACACGGCCACGGGCGAGCGCCCGGCGGTCATGGCGGTCTGTCAGCCGGGCGTTCCGGTCCTCGCTGCGGCGGCGCTGATGGCGGAGGACGATGCGCCGGACCGGCCCGCCTCGATCATCCTGATGGGAAGCCCCATCGACACGAGACGCAACCCGCAAGAGCCGAACCTTCTGGCGACGACGCACCCGCTTTCATGGTTCGAAAAGAACGTGATCGTCACCGTCCCCTTTCCCAATCCCGGGTTTCTCAGGCGGGTTTATCCGGGATTCATGCAGCTTACAGGCTTCATGCAAATGAATCTGGACCGGCACGTCGACGCGCATATGAAGCAGTTCCAGCATCTGGTCGTGGGCGACGGCGAGAGCGCGGAGGCGCACACGGCTTTTTACGACGAATATCTCGCCGTGATGGACATGACCGCCGAATTCTACCTCGAGACGATCGAAACCGTGTTCCAGGAGCACAGCCTTCCTCGAGGCCTGATGACCTATCGCGACGAGCGTCTGGTGAAGCCCGAACTGATTACTGACATCGCGCTGATGACGGTCGAAGGCGAAAAGGACGATATCACCGGGCGCGGCCAGACTGCGGCGGCGCATGCGCTCTGCCCCGATCTGCCCGGCGCGAAGAAATTTCATTGGGAGCAGAAAGGCGTCGGCCATTACGGCGTGTTCAACGGCTCTCGCTTTCGCACCAATATCCAACCGAAAATCGCCGATTTCATCGCCGAGAATCGCGGCTCCCCAGTGAAGCCGAAAGCCGCGCCCAAGCTCAAACTGATGAAAACGGGCGCAGCCCCCGTCGCCGCCGCCTAG
- a CDS encoding FYDLN acid domain-containing protein — MPKDEWGVKRLCGACGARFYDLGRDPVDCPICGATYVPTVTAAVKSRASKATASKVVADDVDDDDDDDDVIEKDLDDDDDDEDDDIKDVKVKIISGDDDDDDEDDDLVVVDDDDADDDDDVEEDVLLADDDEEDDDDLGEFSKIDPKDKDV; from the coding sequence ATGCCCAAAGACGAATGGGGCGTGAAACGCCTTTGCGGCGCCTGTGGCGCGCGCTTTTATGATCTCGGCCGCGACCCGGTCGACTGCCCGATCTGCGGTGCGACCTATGTGCCGACCGTGACCGCGGCGGTGAAGAGCCGCGCGTCCAAAGCGACGGCGTCCAAGGTCGTGGCCGACGACGTCGATGATGATGACGACGACGATGACGTCATCGAGAAGGATTTGGACGACGATGATGATGACGAGGACGACGACATCAAGGACGTGAAGGTCAAGATCATCTCCGGCGACGACGATGACGACGACGAGGACGATGATCTGGTCGTTGTGGATGACGACGACGCCGATGATGACGATGACGTGGAGGAAGACGTGCTTCTCGCGGATGACGACGAGGAGGACGATGACGACCTGGGAGAGTTCTCCAAGATCGATCCGAAGGACAAGGACGTCTGA